The nucleotide sequence GTGAATGAAGTCGACGCCAGCGTCGCTGAGTGAGCCGAAGATCACCTCCGCAGCTTGCTCTCCCTCGGCCCACTTGTGCTCGTAGTCATTGACCTTGCTCTGCGAGATTCGTACGCCCACAGGCACCGCACCTATCGCCTTCCTTACCGCTTTGACGACTTCCAGGGTCAGGTACATTCGAGCCTGTACGGAGCCACCCCAACGGTCTTCGCGCCGATTTGTGTATTCCGTGAGGAACTGATCAAGCAGGTAGCCGTTCGCGCCGTGGATTTCGATGCCATCAAATTTTGCGGATCTAATTGACCGAATTGCGGCCTGGGAAAATCCCTCGATGGCGTCGGCAATATCTTCTTCGGTCATCGCTCGGGGCAGGGGGTACTGACCCGATCCGTAGTAAAACTTCATCTGTTCTCCCTTGGGGCGCAGCGCTGAGGGAGCTGCCGGAAAGTCGACGAAGCGGTTGCCTTGGCTAAGGGCTCCTGCGTGCATGAGTTGGGCAAAGACTGCGCCCTGATGAGCGTGGATAGTGTTCGTAACCATTTGCCAAGCCTGGGCCTGCTGTTCATCGGTGATGCCAGGTTGGAAGGGGTAACCCTGCGAGTGCTTTTGGTCGGTATAGATGCCTTCAGTGATGACTAGGCCAAAGCCTCCTTGGGAAAAGCGCTCGTAGTACCGCGCCATCTCCTGAGTGGCGTGCCCCGTTTCGGTGGCGCTAACGCGTGTCATTGGAGCTACCGCCAGTCGGTTCCTCAGTGAGCGGCCAGCAATATCGTATGGGGTTAGAATTTGTGGATTGAGCATTATCGGTGTCCTCTCTGTGCTTTCTGCCGTGCAAGGCAATGCGCAAAGGCTAGACATCAATGGTGGCGAAGAGAATCAGGCAAAATGGATAAAGCGCTTTAACCAAAAGAGATATAAAGATGCAGATTTCGGACGTCGAGGTGTTCGCAGCCATTGCTGAAAGCGGCAGCCTCTCCGGGGCTGCTCGGCGACTAGGACTGTCACCCATGACAGTGTCACGTCGGCTCGCTTCTCTTGAGCATGAGCTGGACGTTCGATTGGTGCATCGCACCACGCGTGCGGTTTCGCTCACGCCCGAAGGGGAGGTTTTCCTCCCATTTTCCAAAACGCTTCTTGGAGCGAGCGAGGCAGCAAAAGTCACCTTGAAGGCGAACGCTGGAGCGGCCAGCGGTGTATTGAAGGTGACGGCTCCAACAGTGTTCGGTCAGGCCGTCATCATGCCGCTCATCCCACAGTTGCTGGCCGATCATCCTGCTCTGCAAGTTGACCTCCACCTTTCGGACAGCATCGTAGACATCGTCAGCCTGGGCATCGACGTGGCGATCCGTATTGCGACCCTGCGCGACTCCGCTTTGGTTGCTCGCTCACTAGCCTCCAATCCCCGAGTGCTGTGCGCAAGCCCCACATACCTGGCGCAGCATGGCGTGCCTGCTACTCTCGATGACCTTCGTCGTCATCGCTGCATCGCGCTTCACGGTATGCCGCATTGGCCCTTCGTGCGGGAGGGGGAAGCAGTTGGCTTCAAAGGTGAAAGTGTATTTTCTGCGAATAGTGTCGAAGCAGTGCGAACAGCGAGCAAACAAGGGTTGGGGCTAGCAATGCTCACCTACTGGGATGTACGTGACGATTTGGAGGAGAACAGCTTGCGACTGGTGGAGCTCGGGGACGCAACACCCGAACAACTCTTCATCACCGCTGTGCTTCCAACCCGCCAGCAAGTACCTCATCGCGTTCGGGTCTTTCTCGACCGGCTAGAGGCATCTCTGAGCAATCAGAAGTGACCGCTAATGGCCGTTTTAAGCCTGTTGCATCAGGCAAGGACCGGCCAGAGGCGGACGTTCGCTTGTGCTCGATTTTGAGATTCGG is from Pseudomonas sp. PDM14 and encodes:
- a CDS encoding tRNA-dihydrouridine synthase, which encodes MLNPQILTPYDIAGRSLRNRLAVAPMTRVSATETGHATQEMARYYERFSQGGFGLVITEGIYTDQKHSQGYPFQPGITDEQQAQAWQMVTNTIHAHQGAVFAQLMHAGALSQGNRFVDFPAAPSALRPKGEQMKFYYGSGQYPLPRAMTEEDIADAIEGFSQAAIRSIRSAKFDGIEIHGANGYLLDQFLTEYTNRREDRWGGSVQARMYLTLEVVKAVRKAIGAVPVGVRISQSKVNDYEHKWAEGEQAAEVIFGSLSDAGVDFIHVTEFEAWKPAFPAGNTSLVSLSRRYAPQVALIANGGLHTPEHALSVMEEGADIIAIGKAALANPDMPRRLAGNEALDEFDSSILGPIANIKSSELALV
- a CDS encoding LysR family transcriptional regulator — protein: MQISDVEVFAAIAESGSLSGAARRLGLSPMTVSRRLASLEHELDVRLVHRTTRAVSLTPEGEVFLPFSKTLLGASEAAKVTLKANAGAASGVLKVTAPTVFGQAVIMPLIPQLLADHPALQVDLHLSDSIVDIVSLGIDVAIRIATLRDSALVARSLASNPRVLCASPTYLAQHGVPATLDDLRRHRCIALHGMPHWPFVREGEAVGFKGESVFSANSVEAVRTASKQGLGLAMLTYWDVRDDLEENSLRLVELGDATPEQLFITAVLPTRQQVPHRVRVFLDRLEASLSNQK